The following proteins are co-located in the Silene latifolia isolate original U9 population chromosome 1, ASM4854445v1, whole genome shotgun sequence genome:
- the LOC141658725 gene encoding uncharacterized protein LOC141658725 has translation MRLCHLAFADDLLIFCRGDKDSVKIIMRAFMSFSDASGLCMNKDKSDIFMNGVPNLVGEEILLLSGFQKGKFPFRYLGISISYKRLSNLECNKLVEKMVERIRSWGAKHLSYAGRLVLVRTVLSQLHSYWARIFLLPKGVIQKVECICRAYLWSGSEEHHKVPAVSWDTCCLPKIYGGLGIDNCHMRNIAMLGKYIWWVASKKDCLWVKWVHHVYIKQADWWSYTPSISTSWTWRQLCKVKDKLHNGFLSNHWLVKPYCADMVYNWLINAQGKKMWLPLVWNRLSLPKDNFICWLFIQQRLQTKDRLLRFGVINDGLCYLCGWAPERHKHLFFYCSFSARCVRQLRQWLCVDWHGDIITWSLKWHCNSLLKKKIIMAVLSSLIYLIWETRNKCRVEQLVQHPDCIVNRVKERVKGRLNVLKVESFRSRDLAWVNSVLAY, from the coding sequence ATGAGATTGTGTCATCTGGCTTTTGCTGACGACCTTCTTATCTTCTGCAGAGGAGATAAGGATTCTGTTAAGATTATTATGAGGGCTTTTATGAGTTTTTCTGATGCTTCTGGTCTTtgtatgaacaaggataaatctgATATTTTTATGAATGGAGTTCCTAACCTTGTAGGTGAAGAAATTCTCCTTTTATCTGGGTTTCAGAAGGGAAAATTCCCTTTCAGATACCTAGGTATCTCTATTTCATACAAGAGACTGTCTAATCTGGAATGCAATAAGCTTGTTGAGAAGATGGTGGAGAGGATAAGGAGCTGGGGGGCAAAGCATCTAAGTTATGCTGGGAGACTGGTTCTTGTTAGAACTGTTTTATCTCAGCTGCATAGCTATTGGGCTAGAATTTTCCTACTGCCAAAAGGAGTCATTCAGAAGGTGGAGTGTATTTGCAGAGCTTACCTTTGGTCTGGCAGTGAGGAGCATCATAAAGTCCCTGCAGTCTCATGGGATACCTGCTGCTTACCTAAAATCTATGGAGGATTGGGCATTGATAATTGTCATATGAGGAATATAGCAATGCTTGGAAAGTACATTTGGTGGGTAGCTAGTAAGAAGGATTGTCTCTGGGTGAAGTGGGTTCACCACGTATATATAAAGCAAGCAGACTGGTGGTCCTATACTCCTTCTATTTCTACTAGCTGGACATGGAGACAGTTATGCAAGGTTAAGGATAAGTTGCACAATGGTTTTCTGAGCAATCACTGGCTGGTTAAACCGTATTGTGCTGATATGGTTTATAATTGGCTCATCAATGCTCAGGGCAAGAAAATGTGGCTTCCTCTGGTTTGGAACAGGCTCAGTTTACCTAAGGACAATTTTATCTGTTGGCTTTTTATACAGCAAAGGCTGCAGACTAAAGATAGGTTGTTGAGGTTTGGTGTCATAAATGATGGCTTATGCTATCTTTGTGGCTGGGCACCTGAAAGACATAAGCATCtgtttttttattgtagtttcagTGCTAGGTGTGTAAGACAGCTCAGGCAGTGGCTGTGTGTTGATTGGCATGGAGACATCATCACCTGGAGTCTGAAATGGCATTGCAACTCATTGTTGAAGAAGAAGATCATCATGGCTGTCTTGTCTAGCCTAATCTACCTGATCTGGGAAACACGTAACAAGTGTAGAGTAGAGCAACTCGTACAACATCCTGATTGTATTGTGAACAGAGTCAAGGAAAGAGTCAAGGGTAGGTTGAATGTGTTAAAAGTTGAGAGTTTCCGAAGTAGAGATTTAGCATGGGTTAATTCAGTATTAGCTTACTAA